CTCAACTGAGAAACTCAGAAGTATCCCGCAGGGATGGATGTGAGGTACACATGGGAGAGTAACTAAAGAAAGTACgctgaaagcagagaagcagaagtaGGTTGCTAGTTCTGGTCCATTACCACTAGTGATTCTTCTCCCCCCTTCATCAATTACCTGCTGACATCACTGGATCAAAATTAACAACCCTAAATTAAGTTATTTCTCTGGACACATGTGACCTAAGCAGAAGTAAGGTTTCTTTACCTCTGTTTTGTTAAGTGGGGATTTCTTTGCCCACTCAAACATGTTCTCGTAGACATTCCCATCATACCGGCCAAGCACAGATCCAAGATGAACATCATGAAAGTCAAAGGAGTCTACCAGTGCTACTGCATTGGGACGGATTATAGCCAAGAGCTCTTTCACACGCTGGTTCACTTGAGTAATTTGGGTATCGGTCAAGATACCCGCcttggggagagggggaagaaattATCAGAAGAATACACAAGTCACAGGAACCTTCCCCTACGGCTTAACATAGGTCATCAGCCTTCCCACACACTAAAATGCAGCAGTTCATAAAACACTAGTTTcttggttgttggggtttttttctaagcacTAAGTAACAAAATGAGCAATTTGCTACAAGTGTACAAGCAAAAGGAGATGCCCAGCATAGCCCACCATACTGCCCAGCTATTTAATCTTTGAAGGGAGACTCATTCTTTAGGGTCCTGTATACTAACTTTAGTGGCAAATTTTCTTGAAGAATATGGACACGTGTATATTAAATTCTTCTAGTTTCAGGGAACTTTTTGGTATGCAGcaaagagggaagggggaagacaAAACATACCGTGTCTGcctgaagacaaaataaaacactgctgCACAAATACATTCTCAAACTGACagaatgaagagaagaaaaataatacctGACAATCTAAACCCATTCACTGAAATATGGGTTAACATTTATCTCCCTTTTGTGCACTAACTTAAAAATGCATACAGCTCTTGGTGCATGCCTAATATGTTATCTCCTttattaactcttttttttttttttaacatacaacACCTAGTCACcaactggaaaacacagaagctAACCTAGACAGATGCCATGTTACCATTTATCATCCAACTCTGCTTCTGGCAGATCACAAGGGAAACTTGCTAAGAGCCTTCCATCAGACCTGCTAACGGCCTTCTGGAAGTCAACAGTTGAGACCTTACACCGAAGcattcctgctgctttgcatttaaAGCATCTTTGTAAACAATGACTCTGGCTCTAGAGATTTACGGTGTTGGAGTAGGACACCAACCTGCAAGAAATCCCCTGTGTTCTTACTGATCCCGTACAGTGCATACAGGAGACACAGCTCGGTCAGGACAGCACGGACAGCTGCATTACTGATCTCAGCCAGCTTTGCTGTGAAAAGCTTCACTATCACGTAGTGGCAGTGTGCCTACGAGAAACAAAAGGCAGGTGAATCAGTTTCACGAGGAGATGAGAAGATCTTACAGCACATTTATCGGGCACATCACTGACCTCAGATGCTCGCACAAGGTCAACAGAAGTTCTGTTCCAGGCATCCTCCTTGCTCTTCCTGTGGTTCAGTTCAGCTTGCAAATTCTTTGCTGCAGCTTCTACAAGCCTATTTTTAAGTAAGAAAACCAGATTATGCAGTAACGCTACAGTAACTAGATTACGTACACTGAATTCATATGAATTTCAGTTTAACATATCAGAAGAACTCAGAGGTCATGTGCCATGACTGAATACACGCTTGGAGTGAGAATTGTGGCTCTGAAGCACCTATCATCACTGCTGCAGCTAGAACACAGCTACAGAGGGGTGAGACAACACTTGGCAGCAGGTATGTGGTGCTAGAATACTTACATGTAGGCATCTGTTCTGCTCTCACACTTCCTTCACAACACGTTTTAATATTGTTTCTCTCCAGACAGATGTCTGAGCAGTTTGAATAATACTGGTATTTGTATGCTCTAATATACTTTACATGTAAATtagaaaaagatatttcaaaatggaGCAGACAGTAGATTAACTAGGCTATGCATAGGCTCTATGTAGCCTCCTGTAACCTCACAGCACTTAGGACTGACCCCAATCTGGTAAAGTGTGTCACTTCTCGGAAGCAACACATGGAGCAAAGCTTTGCAAACCACACCCCAAGAATCTAACGTTACAGGGCAGCGCGCCACTACCATCTCCCAAAACACATAACGTTACCATTGCTTGACTCAGTCTGGTAAGCGTGAACTCACCGGGCAGCACGTGCTTTGTAGGCCTCCACCAAGCTGACTGGATCGTTGATCCGTACTGTCACAGCCCTAGCAGCCACGTGCTGTGGCTGAATGCGTTGCCTGGAGAGATCGTTAAGGTAGGACACCATGCCAGCAACCCGCTGCCCAGAGCTAACCTGGGTGTAGCTTTTGACAAGGAATCTGAAAACAGAGACAACAAATAGCAACTCTAATGCATGAGTCGCTTGAACAGAGAGAAGTCATCTCACCTAGGGTCGGACTAGCGAAGAACAGTTGTAGGCATATACTTTTCTGTCCAAAACAGGGCAAGAGACAAACATGAGACACCAGTTTCATGCTAATATGGGATACTCTTCTGCTCATCGCTTAGCTACAAAGACCATAATGCCAAGGCAAGAATATCTCTGGACAGAAGCTACCATACCTAGCTGTCTGCAGCATCATCACTGTGTTTTCTCCCTCGTAGGTGCAAGACGGGGTGAATGTGACATAGATGTCAGGAATGCCGCTGCAGCGAGAGTAGCCGTGCCCACCACACGCCATCCGACACTCCTCGATGCCAGCATTGGCAGTCCAGGAAGTGAACGCCTTCAGCCCTGCTGTCAGCGCATGGAGCtgatggagaaaagcaaagccagtttagattttttttatttcccattctTAGCTCACACACGTACAGGCTAAGTACTGCAGCTCCCAGAACAAAGCAGAGTCGACATCATCCTTCCACCATCCCACAGGgccttgtttttcttctacGAACCTTCCCCTGCACCAAACTATTTATATGAAAACCTCTGTACGTGTAAAGGCTTGTAGTACCCCATCCTTTCTGTCTCTATGCGTTATATGTACAAGACTCTTTTCAATTGCCTATTGTCACATCAGGTTCTCAGACAGAATCTCGAACTGAAAACTACCACTTTAAAAACCTAACCCTTCAGTATAGTACCGACACCTTTGATCAACAAACCAGTTCTACCCCAGTCACTTGGAAGAACAATCAAGAAGCTACAACACAAGCGTAAGACCAGTTTTAACTCCAGTCCCAAGTGATATGCCATCATTTCTGGAAAgtcacctttttaaaaaatatattcacagtAGCTTTCTCACTATTTTTCACAAAGGGCTGCTAAATGAATAgtgcaaataaaaaagtaaaatcaccAGCACATACCGGGCTTGGGATCTCTGCATCTTAAAAAAGTACAAAGATGTCTCGTGACTGAACGCCGAACAGGCCTGATGCCTTTTCTTCATGCTATAATGAGTCCTTACACAAAATCAACAAACACCCCTCTGATTTCCAGAGGACACAGTACCTCTGGCAGCTCACTCAGATCCCCTTCATTGATGTCTCCACTAATCCGATGATAGGTGTCTTTTATGTAGGCTCccacaaaatgaaaagcatatgCTGTTGCCAGGAGGGGAAAGAGTTTGTATTGTTGGGTCTGATAATCCAGGATCTGGGGTTCTGGTTCcctaaagcaaaatacagatgAATTAGCACGCCAGTGGGTGGCAAACTGCTGCACAAGTCCTATTCTGCTTTAAGGAGGTTCTCCACTTGGATAGTACAAGCCGCATCCGTCTCAAGCCCGTCTATCTAAGACCACACAGAAAAAGCCTCTGGCAGAGGGAAGACATTTTGGCAGtcaaaaacccaaaagattATTCACCTCCCCGGATGAAAGTCTTTCGAAACTATCAAGTGCCAAAGCAAACAACATCAATCACAGTCCTTCTTCCCTCCAGTATTTGAGAATTTTCCCTCAGCACTTACGGTTGCTCTTTTATTTCACTGCGCTTACCCTGCCTTTAGCTCAGACTGGTGTCTCACTGCACTATAGCGGATGGCAATGGTGCAAGCCCGGGACAGGGAGCGAGCTGAATCGCCTACAATGAGAGATCGGATGAACACCATGGTCCCATAGGTTAGCTTGTCACTCAGTGGTTTCACATAGGTGCCATCTGGTTCAAcctaccaaaaaaagaaaaaaataacagcctgttgatttttaaagtttcctcCCTGTCACATGTTCACTTATCAAGTTCTAAACTCACCAGGTAGCACTTACAAGCAAGCTACAATCTTTCTGGTACACTATTCAACCACAAAAGAGATTTGAAGTGGCCATTTTTAATAGCATATGCTGAAATTCACTGCTTTACCTGGGCATATTTCATCAGCATGTTTTCCCGAGGAATTCTGAAGTTGTCCATTTTCAGGTAGCCATTATCCATTTCATCATAACCAAATTTTGGCCCAATGTCACCCACTGTAATACCTGCCACACATAAAGCcacttgcattaaaaaataggAACTAAACACCACACAAGATTCAGGCCTTCTCCAATAAGGAGATTATTAGTTTTCTAGCAAGTCCTGGCACTGTTAGGAGTAACAGCTAACGAGGACCTTAGTCTCCTTGATAGAAAAGCGGTAacctggtttcggctgggatagaatttcttcccagtagctggttTAGTGCTGCGTTTTGGATTTAGGGTGAGAATAATAgtgataacacactgatgttttagttgttgccgAGCACAACTAAAGTTAGTTAACTTGGACTAAAGTCCAAGTTAAGGACCTTTCAGCTTTTCGtactgccctgccagcgaggAGGCTAGGGGTaacaagaagctgggaggggacacagctgggacagctgacccaaactggccaaagggatatgccataccatatgacatcatgctgaacAATAAAACTGGGGGGAACTGGCTGGGAGATGGCAGCCTGCCACTTGGGGACcggctgggcatcagtcagcaggtggtgcGCAACTGCACCATGCCCTGCTTGTTTTGTGTATTCTCCTGttatctttccttccttttctgtcctgttaaactgcctttatctcaacccatgagttttatggtttttctgattctctcccctaTACCGTGGGGGGAGTGGGCAAagggctgtgtggtgtttagctgcttACCAGGTTAAACCACCACAAGAGGACATCAGAACATGTGGATCTTCCTAATTTACAAGCAGTCCTACTATCCAGTCCCTGGGGAAGTTGTCTCTAAAGATCATCCAGCTCACTTCTAGCCAGATGATGATGAAAGGTattctctccttttctgaaagcaggaCGTGCTGCCTCATAGAACGCATAGCTGGGGAACACTAGGGACAAAATCAAATCTCAAACTAACCCTCACATTGAAAGTATGAcattaaagatcatttagtGGTAGTTCAGTCATAAGAAAAGACTCCTTTAAGCCCTGTAACCTGCAACTACTCACTCAAATCAGCTAGTGAAATAAGCCATGTACATTAACAAGACATATGCAGCTCTATATATAGTTTCAGAGAAACAGATCTAACATATTTCATGAGTGCTAAACCTATAACATTCATTTTTACCTGGCAAAGGTTCATGGGTGCCCAGCTGCCGTATGGGAACAATGAAGGCATGCAGCCCTTTGCACTGGCCCTGAGTGTAGAGCTGAGCCAGAACAATGGCATGGTTCGACGTCTTTCCAACTGCAAAAGGAGTGAgagtcagaaggaaaaaaacccatcaaagTCAAACATATATACACAGTCTCCTTCCTTAGAGCAGGATTTGAGATTACCTTAACCACATCATGCGCTAGAAAACCAGATTTACAACACTGAGAGTTCATCCGAATTCTACAAACTGTGTTGCTCGAGTCAACAGAAACTGCACAATATGATTCTCTTGCCTATACGATACCAAGTCCTTGGCAAACCTGCCGGTGAAGCCAAAGGAAGTACAAGGATTTTGATACAACCCAACAAGAATTATGCCAAATCCATACAGCGCAAATGATTCTGAGAAACAACTCAGAGCACAGATAACCCAAAGTTTTAGTAGGCTCTGATAAATTTGTCACTTGTGCAAGAGTAACTGCCTTTCAGCCAGCTCTTTGGATGAACTTTCAGACATCATTCTGTAAATATAATCCACATGACATCACCTCCCTCCGTTTTTCTGCACATCTTCCAGATTTAGACACACGGTGATGCACTTACGTCCACCTGGCCACCACTTAATGGAGGTCACAGTGGGGCTGTTGAGGATGAATTCCTGGGTAGCAGGGTCATAAGTAGCTGTAGTTTCTAGACCCCGAAGATGAGTtcctgaaaacaagcaaacacatTGTTTTGGCAGAAAGTCAGTCACAGAACAGAGACAAGCACAGAACTAGACAACGGAAAGTTGTACAGTAGTAATGTAGAAAGttttaactttgcttttagGCTATATAAAGGACTAAATATCAACCAATTAAGGAAGAACAAGTGAGAGTCAGACCATGTTCTGAGACCTGAAGCCAATTCTcagaaaatgttacattttttccccagtggtCTAAGAGCAGTTTTCCAAGCACCTCTGATCTGACACCTTTTTGCTATGACACACTAAAAGTCCTTTCTCAGTTAAAAGGTCCACAAAAACATGCTCACCTGGATTTCACTAAAATTGCAATCTGattaaattgcaaaataaaaatcatacacTTTTCAGCCACAAGATGAAATAAGTAGTGCCCACCATCTCTTCATTCCCTCATCAGGCCTACATTCTCCACCTTGATGGAGCAGTTTCTCCCAAATGAAATCATCCATAGCTCCAAGACAGCAAGGTATGCATATGCTAGGGTACTGATGCAGGTAGatgaagaaactgcaaaaaaatgaagGTAACAATTCCAGCAACAGTCTCTCTTCTGCCCCCAACTCTTTACTTCTCACACGCCTGCCTGAACAGTGGTATTGTCCCTGCATGcggtaaaaaaaaagaataaaaaaatcaccaggCCTACTTGCTTGAGTGAGACAAGCTGTGAACAATCCTGTAGGGTGGACTGCCAGAACAAAACAGAGCCAGTGACTCTACACAAGAGCTTCAACATGAAAAACGATATCCCCTTGATGCAACCGCATTTCCAAAGAATGGAGTTAATGGTAGACTTCCACAGGCAGCTTAACACAGACTTACACTGCTGGCAGAGGATCTTCAAACCTCACTAGCTGCAAGAGATTCTCCACAGACTTGCAGTTACTTTATGCTTCATACAGTCTCTATATTTCACTTCAGCACAAAGGTGAATCCTGctcattttttgaaaatagttCTCATCTGCAACTCTCAGATGTCAAAATTAAAGTTTTCCAAGGCATAATATCCTCCCTTTGAAACTTGGATTAAAAGTGTTGCAATCACAATACTGCCAGAGTTATCAAAATCCATTTCAAAGCttgaaagcaaaggaacagCAACAAAATCTACTTGCgacaaagaattaaaaaaaccccacatttcaTGGTCCAATTACAAAGAACATACGGCAGTGAACTAAAAATCTGGAGggataaagaaataaaataaagcttccCACAAAACACGAGCATTGGAACCACATCATCCACGTGTTCTCTGATCCAAGGTCAGTCCCAAGGTGACAAGCAACTCTTactttttttggcatttctttcaGTACTTTAAAGCTCTGTCCTTTTGTCTTCACACCGAACAT
The Falco rusticolus isolate bFalRus1 chromosome 1, bFalRus1.pri, whole genome shotgun sequence genome window above contains:
- the ACOX1 gene encoding peroxisomal acyl-coenzyme A oxidase 1 isoform X2; the protein is MMVMNADLRRERAAATFQPELLTHILDGGAERTRRRKEIEALVINDPDFQHEDLNFLSRSQRYEQAIRKSSLMVMKLREYGIADPEEIYWFKRTCLGNFPEPFSLHFSMFQKTLEIQATDAQKEKWLPLVHGVKIIGTYAQTEVGHGTHLRGLETTATYDPATQEFILNSPTVTSIKWWPGGLGKTSNHAIVLAQLYTQGQCKGLHAFIVPIRQLGTHEPLPGITVGDIGPKFGYDEMDNGYLKMDNFRIPRENMLMKYAQVEPDGTYVKPLSDKLTYGTMVFIRSLIVGDSARSLSRACTIAIRYSAVRHQSELKAGEPEPQILDYQTQQYKLFPLLATAYAFHFVGAYIKDTYHRISGDINEGDLSELPELHALTAGLKAFTSWTANAGIEECRMACGGHGYSRCSGIPDIYVTFTPSCTYEGENTVMMLQTARFLVKSYTQVSSGQRVAGMVSYLNDLSRQRIQPQHVAARAVTVRINDPVSLVEAYKARAARLVEAAAKNLQAELNHRKSKEDAWNRTSVDLVRASEAHCHYVIVKLFTAKLAEISNAAVRAVLTELCLLYALYGISKNTGDFLQAGILTDTQITQVNQRVKELLAIIRPNAVALVDSFDFHDVHLGSVLGRYDGNVYENMFEWAKKSPLNKTEVHESFHKHLKPMQAKL
- the ACOX1 gene encoding peroxisomal acyl-coenzyme A oxidase 1 isoform X1; translation: MMVMNADLRRERAAATFQPELLTHILDGGAERTRRRKEIEALVINDPDFQHEDLNFLSRSQRYEQAIRKSSLMVMKLREYGIADPEEIYWFKSFVHRGRPEPLDLHLGMFLPTLLTQATPEQQDRFFMPAWNLEIIGTYAQTEMGHGTHLRGLETTATYDPATQEFILNSPTVTSIKWWPGGLGKTSNHAIVLAQLYTQGQCKGLHAFIVPIRQLGTHEPLPGITVGDIGPKFGYDEMDNGYLKMDNFRIPRENMLMKYAQVEPDGTYVKPLSDKLTYGTMVFIRSLIVGDSARSLSRACTIAIRYSAVRHQSELKAGEPEPQILDYQTQQYKLFPLLATAYAFHFVGAYIKDTYHRISGDINEGDLSELPELHALTAGLKAFTSWTANAGIEECRMACGGHGYSRCSGIPDIYVTFTPSCTYEGENTVMMLQTARFLVKSYTQVSSGQRVAGMVSYLNDLSRQRIQPQHVAARAVTVRINDPVSLVEAYKARAARLVEAAAKNLQAELNHRKSKEDAWNRTSVDLVRASEAHCHYVIVKLFTAKLAEISNAAVRAVLTELCLLYALYGISKNTGDFLQAGILTDTQITQVNQRVKELLAIIRPNAVALVDSFDFHDVHLGSVLGRYDGNVYENMFEWAKKSPLNKTEVHESFHKHLKPMQAKL
- the ACOX1 gene encoding peroxisomal acyl-coenzyme A oxidase 1 isoform X3, giving the protein MAAPGPWSQDHWHLRSNRSGTCFVHRGRPEPLDLHLGMFLPTLLTQATPEQQDRFFMPAWNLEIIGTYAQTEMGHGTHLRGLETTATYDPATQEFILNSPTVTSIKWWPGGLGKTSNHAIVLAQLYTQGQCKGLHAFIVPIRQLGTHEPLPGITVGDIGPKFGYDEMDNGYLKMDNFRIPRENMLMKYAQVEPDGTYVKPLSDKLTYGTMVFIRSLIVGDSARSLSRACTIAIRYSAVRHQSELKAGEPEPQILDYQTQQYKLFPLLATAYAFHFVGAYIKDTYHRISGDINEGDLSELPELHALTAGLKAFTSWTANAGIEECRMACGGHGYSRCSGIPDIYVTFTPSCTYEGENTVMMLQTARFLVKSYTQVSSGQRVAGMVSYLNDLSRQRIQPQHVAARAVTVRINDPVSLVEAYKARAARLVEAAAKNLQAELNHRKSKEDAWNRTSVDLVRASEAHCHYVIVKLFTAKLAEISNAAVRAVLTELCLLYALYGISKNTGDFLQAGILTDTQITQVNQRVKELLAIIRPNAVALVDSFDFHDVHLGSVLGRYDGNVYENMFEWAKKSPLNKTEVHESFHKHLKPMQAKL